TAGGGACGCAAGCCGACCAGGTAACAGAAGAAACTCATTCTACACACGATACTTTATCGGGAACCGAAGCATCAACACCAATAACTGATTCATTATCGAATGAAGTTTCTGCACAGCCAGTTTATGTGAATCACATTATTGTGCATGAAGATGATGTGGCTGAGTAAAAGGTAACCAATATAGTCGAGTTAGTCTTCAGTTATGAGAAAAGGCCGTCTGAAGAATCTTAGTTTTAAGTTAAATGGATTTTGATTCTTCAGGCAATTGTAAAAGATCTTAAGAAATTCGTTCTCGTGAATAAAAAAGCTTACTTATATCATTAAGTAAGCTTTTTTTGTATTTAATGGGCAGTAAGCATATGAATTATTCGTAGCTCTTATACCCAGAAAATCAGAGATTTTCTGATAGTGTTTGATACAGGGTTTGGGGATTGGCTGTATCGGGGATTTCTGCCGGAGCGGTTTGGGGTGCTGCTACCGGTTCGGAAGTGGTGTTACTGTCCACCAAGTCATCGATGTCGATGTTGTCGTCTTCGCTTTGAGGAAGCGTGCCGCCGGTTTGTTGGGAGCGGACTTTCATGTAAAGGTCGCGTGTGTAGCTGTATTTGTCGATGGCTGCGCCTTCGAGGCTGTCGGTCAGGTCGAGCAGTTCTTCACGGGTGTTGATGGCTTGCTGGCCGGTTGTGCCCCAGCGTCCTGCTCTGGTGTGGAAGACGGCGTTTTTAACCGGATAGACGGTGGTAACGGCGTTGCCGACGGTATCGCGTACGGTAGACGGGCCGAGTAGGGGGACAACGAAGTAGTTGCTGTTTTTCCAGCCCCATGAGGCGAAGGTGTCGCCGAGGGTGTTTTTATTGCTGGGTACGCCGCCTGCACCGGCTACGTCGATTAAACCGCCAAGGCCGAAGGTGGTGTTGATGCCGACGCGGACGAGGTCTTCGCTGGCGCGTTTGACGTCAAGGCGCAGCACGTTGCTGCCGAAGCTGACAACATCGCGCAGGTTGTTGAAGAAGTTGCTCACGCCGGTACGCACCGGTTTGGGCGTTACTTTGCGATAGCCGCGTGCTACAGGGGAAAGGACGTATTTGTCTGCTTTGTCGTTGAACTTGGAAACGGTGCGATTGTAGCCTTCGTAAGGGTCGGCCGGATTGCGTTCGGCAAGTGCGGGAGCGGAGGCAAGGCTGATGATGAGGCAGAGGGAAGCGGTGGTTTTTTTCATGATTGCAACCAGTCTTTGATTTCGTAAAGTTCGGCCAGTGCGCGGACGGAATCGGGAATGTTTTGAATGGTCGGTTTTTTGTCTGTCCGGCGCAGAGCGTTGAGCAGCAGGGAAACGCAGGCGGAATCTGCTTTGCCTACTTGGCTGAAGTCTATGCTGTCTGTTTCTTTCAGACGGCATTGTTGTTCGTAGCGCGCAAAGGCGGAGGCAGTCAGGGTTTTGACGGTAACGTCGCCGCTGATGTAGAGCGTGCCGTTGCGGATTTCTGTTTGCATGGTGTCTTTATGATGTAAGGCACCATGCCGTCTGAACATCAGGCGGCATGGTGCGGGGGTGGATTATTTACCGCCGTTTTTGGCTTTCAAGTCGGCAATCAGACCATCAATACCTTTGGCTTTGATGGTTTCGCCGAATTGGTTGCGGTATACGGTAACCAAGCTTGCGCCTTCGACTGCGACATTGTATGCGCGGTATCTGCTGCCACTTTGGTAGGTGGTGAAGTCCATGTTGACCGGTTTTTGGCCGGAAACGTTGATTTCGGCGCGGACAACGATTTCTTTACCGCCTTTGTTTACGACCGGGTTGTCTTTGATGTTGACCTTGGCGTTTTTGAATTTCAGCATGGTGCCGGAGTAGGTGCGGATCAGCAGGGTTTGGAACTCTTTGGTCAACGCTTGTTTTTGTGCGTCAGTCGCAGTGCGCCATGGGTTGCCGACGGCCAAAGCGGTCATGCGTTGGAAGTCGAAGTAAGGGATGGCGTAAGCTTCGGCTTTTTGGCGTGCAGTGTTGGCGTCGCCGCTGTTGAGGATTTTCAGCACTTGAACGGAGTTTTCACGGACTTGGTTGACTGCGTCGGCAGGAGAGGCAAAGGCCATGCTGATGCTCAATACGCCGATGCTCAATGCGCTGATGAAGGAAGTTTTTTTCATGGGAGTGTCCTGAATATTGGGTTGATATGTGTTTATTGTTCGTTTTGACCGGCAGATTCACTGTCTGCGTTTTTTTCGGCAAAGCTGGTCATGAATTTGCCGATAAGGTTTTCCAAAACCATGGCGGAGCTGGTAACAGTAATGGTGTCGCCTGCCGCCAAAGAATCAGTATCGCCGCCTTGTTGCAGGCCGATGTATTGTTCGCCCAACAAGCCTGAAGTCAGGATTTGTGCGGAAACGTCGCTGCTGAACTGATATTGGCTGTCCAGATTGAGGGCGACTTTTGCCTGATAGGATTTAGGGTCGAGCTGAATGGAGGCAACACGTCCCACCAGTACGCCTGCGGATTTGACCGGAGCGTTGGTTTTTAAGCCGCCGATGTCGCTGAAATCGGCATAGACGGTGTAGGTTTGAGAGGATTTGCCGAACGATTGTCCGCCGGCGGCGCGGAAGGCGAGAAAGCCGATAGCGGCTGCGCCCAGTAAGACAAACAGTCCTACCCAAAATTCCAAAGCATTTTTTTTCATGTGCTATTGTCCTTGTTTCATTCTTTTTAAGTGCCGTTTCAGACGGCCTTTAGTCGGTAAACATCCACGCAGTCAACATGAAGTCGACAGCGAGGATGGTCAGGGCGGAAGACACTACCGTGCGTGTACTGGCGCGCAAAATACCTTCGGAGGTCGGTACGCAGTGGAAACCCTGATGTACGGCGATCAGCGTAACGGCTACGCCGAAAGCGGCGGATTTGATTAAGCCGTTGAGTACGTCGTAATGGAAGGTAATGTTGTTTTGCATTTGCGACCAGAAAATACCGCCGTCCAAACCCAGCCATTCAACGCCGACCAAATACGCGCCGTAAATGCCGGCAACGTTGAAAATCGACGCCAGCAAAGGCATGGAAAACACGCCCGCCCAAAAGCGCGGCGCAACCACGCGTGCCACGGGGTCGACCGCCATCACGTTCATTGCTTCAAGCTGCTCGGTGGTTTTCATCAAACCGATTTCGCTGGTCATGGCACCGCCCGCGCTGCTGGCAAACAGAATAGCCGCCAATACGGGACCCAATTCGCGCAACAGGGATGCGGCAACCATATAGCCCAAAATATCGGCGGATTTGAATTTTGCCAGCTGCGTATAGCCTTGCAAGCCCAATACCATGCCGACAAACAGGCCGGAGACGGCAACAATCAGGACAGACAACACGCCTGCAAAGTAAACCTGGCGGATGCTCAGGCGCGGGCGGGTAAACGCCGTACCTGATTTGGCCAGGATCTGCAGGAAAAACAGCGTAATGCTGCCCAGCGATTGGATGAAGCCGAGGGTTTTTGCCCCGACGGAACGGATAAAATTCATAGGTTTCAGTTGATTGGTTAAATGGTTTTCAGACGGCCTTGTTTAAGTTTCAGGCCGTCTGAACATCAGCCCAGCAAGTCTTGTTTTAAAGTCGTTTGCGCCGGATAGCGGTAGGCGACAGGACCGTCTGCCAAACCGCCGACAAACTGGCGCACCCAAGGCGAGTCGAGTTCGCGCATTTCTTCGGGCGAGCCGGAGAACATGATTTCGCCGTGTGCCAAGAAAATGACTTGATTGACAATTTCCAATGACCTTTCAATATCATGCGTTACCATCACGCTGGTGGAGCGCAGGGCTTTGTTGGCACGGCTGATGAGGTGGGCGATGACGCCCAACGAAATCGGGTCGAGGCCGGTGAAAGGCTCGTCATACAGC
This region of Neisseria subflava genomic DNA includes:
- a CDS encoding MlaA family lipoprotein; this encodes MKKTTASLCLIISLASAPALAERNPADPYEGYNRTVSKFNDKADKYVLSPVARGYRKVTPKPVRTGVSNFFNNLRDVVSFGSNVLRLDVKRASEDLVRVGINTTFGLGGLIDVAGAGGVPSNKNTLGDTFASWGWKNSNYFVVPLLGPSTVRDTVGNAVTTVYPVKNAVFHTRAGRWGTTGQQAINTREELLDLTDSLEGAAIDKYSYTRDLYMKVRSQQTGGTLPQSEDDNIDIDDLVDSNTTSEPVAAPQTAPAEIPDTANPQTLYQTLSENL
- a CDS encoding STAS domain-containing protein, whose product is MQTEIRNGTLYISGDVTVKTLTASAFARYEQQCRLKETDSIDFSQVGKADSACVSLLLNALRRTDKKPTIQNIPDSVRALAELYEIKDWLQS
- a CDS encoding MlaC/ttg2D family ABC transporter substrate-binding protein: MKKTSFISALSIGVLSISMAFASPADAVNQVRENSVQVLKILNSGDANTARQKAEAYAIPYFDFQRMTALAVGNPWRTATDAQKQALTKEFQTLLIRTYSGTMLKFKNAKVNIKDNPVVNKGGKEIVVRAEINVSGQKPVNMDFTTYQSGSRYRAYNVAVEGASLVTVYRNQFGETIKAKGIDGLIADLKAKNGGK
- the mlaD gene encoding outer membrane lipid asymmetry maintenance protein MlaD is translated as MKKNALEFWVGLFVLLGAAAIGFLAFRAAGGQSFGKSSQTYTVYADFSDIGGLKTNAPVKSAGVLVGRVASIQLDPKSYQAKVALNLDSQYQFSSDVSAQILTSGLLGEQYIGLQQGGDTDSLAAGDTITVTSSAMVLENLIGKFMTSFAEKNADSESAGQNEQ
- the mlaE gene encoding lipid asymmetry maintenance ABC transporter permease subunit MlaE; this translates as MNFIRSVGAKTLGFIQSLGSITLFFLQILAKSGTAFTRPRLSIRQVYFAGVLSVLIVAVSGLFVGMVLGLQGYTQLAKFKSADILGYMVAASLLRELGPVLAAILFASSAGGAMTSEIGLMKTTEQLEAMNVMAVDPVARVVAPRFWAGVFSMPLLASIFNVAGIYGAYLVGVEWLGLDGGIFWSQMQNNITFHYDVLNGLIKSAAFGVAVTLIAVHQGFHCVPTSEGILRASTRTVVSSALTILAVDFMLTAWMFTD